In a genomic window of Acidobacteriota bacterium:
- a CDS encoding DUF3467 domain-containing protein, with the protein MSESKQVNFTIVPDDEGNEPRVYANFCAISHTPFDFTLTFCEVMPLTERDVKAAEARHVVKAPVRAKLAVPLQFVPTLVAALQEHLRVFGESTGTGGWPGGPVH; encoded by the coding sequence ATGAGCGAATCGAAGCAGGTCAACTTCACCATCGTTCCCGACGACGAGGGGAACGAGCCTCGTGTCTACGCGAACTTCTGCGCGATCTCCCACACGCCGTTCGACTTCACCCTCACCTTCTGCGAGGTGATGCCGCTCACCGAGCGCGATGTGAAGGCGGCCGAGGCGCGGCACGTAGTCAAGGCCCCGGTACGCGCCAAGCTCGCGGTTCCCCTGCAGTTCGTGCCGACTCTGGTCGCCGCGCTGCAGGAACACCTGCGGGTGTTCGGCGAGTCGACGGGAACGGGCGGCTGGCCGGGCGGTCCGGTGCACTGA